One stretch of Armigeres subalbatus isolate Guangzhou_Male chromosome 2, GZ_Asu_2, whole genome shotgun sequence DNA includes these proteins:
- the LOC134214591 gene encoding uncharacterized protein LOC134214591 — protein MIRLIKATMDRVMCVVRVSGAFSSPFETRRGLRQGDGLSCLLFNIALEGVIRRAGIDRSGTIFTKSVQLFGFADDIDIMARNFERMEEAYIRLKSEAKRIGLVINTSKTKYIIGRGSREANVSHPPRVSIGGDEIEVVEEFVYLGSLVTADNDTSREIRRRIVAGNRTYFGLRKTLRSNRVRRRTKLTIYKTLIRPLVLYGHETWTMLVEDQRALGVFERKVLRTIYGGLQMADGTWRRRMNHELHQLLGEPSIVHTAKIGRLRWAGHVARMSDSNPVKMVLDNDPTGTRRRGAQRARWIDQVEDDLRTLPRLRGWRSAAMNRAEWRSLLCAAQATPALV, from the coding sequence atgatacggttgatcaaggcgacgatggatcgggtgatgtgcgtagttcgagtttcaggggcattctctagtcccttcgaaacccgtagagggttacggcaaggtgatggtctttcgtgtctgctattcaacatcgctttggagggagtaatacgaagggcagggattgacaggagtggtacgattttcacgaagtccgtccagttatttggtttcgccgacgacattgatatcatggcacgtaactttgagaggatggaggaagcctacatcagactgaaaagcgaagctaaacggattggactagtcatcaacacgtcgaagacgaagtacataataggaagaggctcaagagaggccaatgtgagccacccaccacgagtttctatcggtggtgatgaaatcgaggtggttgaagaattcgtgtacttgggctcactggtgaccgccgataacgataccagcagagaaattcggagacgcatagtggctggaaatcgtacgtactttggactccgcaagacgcttcgatcgaatagagttcgccgccgtaccaagctgactatctacaaaacgcttataagaccattagttctctacggacacgagacctggacgatgctcgtggaggaccaacgcgcactgggagttttcgaaaggaaagtgttgcgtaccatctatggtgggttgcagatggcggacggtacgtggaggaggcgaatgaaccacgagttgcatcagctgttgggagaaccatccatcgttcacaccgcgaaaatcggaagactgcggtgggccgggcacgtagccagaatgtcggacagtaatccggtgaaaatggttctcgacaacgatccgacgggaacaagaaggcgaggtgcacagcgggcaaggtggatcgatcaggtggaggacgacttgcggaccctccctagactgcgtggttggcgaagtgcagccatgaaccgagctgaatggagaagtcttttatgtgcagcacaggccactccggccttggtctga
- the LOC134209360 gene encoding uncharacterized protein LOC134209360, with amino-acid sequence MATKPLLGSVQSAELVCRLCFTERRPHELIFIGSELQDWIELLTSVKIDHVPNAPTSICVECRATLESYETFRQMCQENNGIFQETFLPVADPKRRKVVSKDENIVETDVDPLETMEVELGVVPCDCSTDHASPLENMEIKVEDTEIEKPAQDPINVKIITEHDINRDVVLKILNSSPACKVLIRHKLSQGYPIANKDMNLICRTVCSPLFSPMIEHGISVTTKTKQKLAKAIVETFDCLGARREGAPVEFQWFWKFNGQSKGDHSGKIQHWIRNTSKILQGVRRKRRNANPGLTNDEANAVEELGQLDDLADYVKINQLMTLTFTYRQSLRIPKSGPSSVCAEFPHLLWYGHLMIDQEFDRMYPKRRAIGTLSSISPLCLMLKHTFSEISCPIIQALMKVMAELTLQGNSRKTSSTGLPPIEDNASVFVRWLQPETDLDYFVENIPGDPPYIVCTARAFAEGQYYVIITNTAIDCGHNFDRAFDVLVKAYKVFNISVPGRANKVIELFDLVYGLQMHSRLSHVNKLFGNIKKAVNPMIN; translated from the exons ATGGCCACAAAACCATTGCTTGGCAGTGTACAATCGGCGGAATTGGTTTGCCGATTATGCTTCACGGAACGAAGACCTCACGAGTTGATTTTCATCGGTTCTGAATTGCAGGACTGGATCGAACTGCTGACTTCTGTGAAG ATTGATCATGTTCCAAATGCCCCAACATCGATATGTGTCGAATGTAGGGCCACTTTAGAAAGCTATGAAACGTTCCGGCAAATGTGCCAAGAAAACAATGGAATATTCCAAGAGACGTTTCTTCCGGTTGCGGATCCGAAGAGGCGAAAAGTAGTTTCTAAGGATGAAAATATAGTGGAAACAGATGTTGATCCTCTTGAAACTATGGAAGTGGAACTCGGCGTAGTGCCTTGCGACTGTTCCACAGATCATGCGTCGCCGTTAGAGAACATGGAAATTAAGGTTGAAGACACAGAGATTGAG AAACCAGCCCAAGACCCAATCAATGTAAAAATAATCACGGAACATGATATAAATCGAGATGTCGTACTAAAAATACTAAACTCAAGTCCGGCCTGCAAAGTTCTTATAAGGCACAAACTTTCGCAGGGTTATCCGATTGCCAATAAAGATATGAATCTAATTTGTCGAACCGTATGTAGTCCACTTTTCAGTCCGATGATCGAGCATGGAAT atCCGTGACcacaaaaacaaaacagaaaTTGGCAAAAGCTATTGTAGAAACATTCGACTGTCTCGGAGCTCGGAGAGAAGGTGCGCCAGTTGAG TTTCAATGGTTTTGGAAGTTCAACGGCCAGTCGAAGGGGGACCACTCGGGAAAGATTCAACATTGGATCCGTAATACATCGAAGATCCTACAAGGCGTCCGACGTAAACGCCGAAATGCGAATCCGGGGCTGACCAATGACGAAGCCAATGCTGTCGAAGAATTAGGCCAGTTGGACGACTTGGCAGATTATGTCAAGATTAATCAGCTTATGACTTTAACGTTCACATATCGTCAGAGCCTACGCATCCCGAAGAGTGGCCCTTCGTCAGTATGTGCAGAATTTCCACATCTGCTGTGGTATGGTCATCTGATG ATTGATCAAGAGTTTGATCGTATGTATCCCAAGAGACGTGCAATCGGCACGCTTTCCTCTATTTCTCCATTATGCTTAATGCTAAAACACACATTCAGCGAAATAAGTTGCC CAATCATTCAAGCATTGATGAAAGTGATGGCCGAATTGACACTGCAAGGAAACTCCCGTAAGACGTCCTCCACCGGTTTACCGCCGATAGAAGATAATGCATCGGTGTTTGTCCGTTGGTTGCAACCCGAAACGGACTTGGACTATTTTGTCGAAAATATCCCGGGAGATCCGCCATATATTGTCTGCACGGCGAGGGCCTTCGCCGAGGGACAGTACTATGTGATTATAACGAACACGGCCATCGATTGCGGCCACAACTTCGACCGAGCCTTCGATGTACTGGTGAAGGCGTACAAAGTGTTCAACATTTCGGTGCCGGGACGGGCTAACAAGGTGATAGAGCTATTCGATCTAGTTTATGGACTCCAGATGCACAGCCGATTGAGCCACGTTAACAAACTGTTTGGCAACATCAAGAAAGCGGTTAATCCGATGATCAATTGA